The genomic segment GTGCTCAATCAACGCACTTTCTTTTAAGTTCTGACACTTCTGCTTAACCGCAGTTATTGTCAAATGAGCTAATAGTGAAGCAGGAAAAAATGATTTATGTTGTGCTGCAAAGTAACTTTTCCATTGTTCGATATTATCGCCATCTTCAATATATTCAGCTAAAAAAACCGTTTTTGGATCGCCGTATAAATAGCTTAATTTAGCATTTTTCGGCAAGTTAAAATCAACCTGCTCGCCAATGAGTTTTTGAGGTTTGTTTACCACACTTAAAACTTGACGTTCTACTTGCTCAATTTCTTGTAACTGTGCCAATTCCTCTTGAGTAAATGCACTCGTTTGGGAAGATAAAATTGCCCCTAAACAAACAACTAAGATTTTTTTCATATATTGCTCCTTTTATTACGTCTTGTTGATGTTTTGTGCTTATAAATATACTATTTTGTACCTAGCACGCAAAATGCGTACTAGGTTACGCATAGTTGAGTGGCTTTGCCACTCTAATTCTCAGCCCCAAAGGGGCTGAATTATGCGTAACCCAGTACGGCTCTGCCGTGCTGGGATATTAAACAAACACCTCTTGATAATTTTATACCCTCGAACATCAACAAAGCTTAGCAAGGCCCCGTTTCCGACACGGGGAGATTTATTAGAACATAAAATACCGCTGCGCAAGTGGTACTTTTTTCGCTGGTTCGCAGGTAATCAGTTCGCCATCAACACGGACTTCATAGCGTTCCGGATCAACGGTAATTTCAGGTGTTGCGTTGTTGTGAACAAGGTCTTTTTTACCGATGTTACGGCAACCTTGTACTGCAATCGTCTCTTTTTCAATACCAAAGGTTTCTTTGATATTGGCTTCAACACCTGCTTGTGAAACGAAGAACACCGCACTTTCGCGGTTGGCTTTTGCGTGCGCGCCAAACATCGGGCGGTAGAATACCGGCTGTGGTGTTGGGATAGACGCATTTGGATCGCCCATTTTCGCATAGCTGATAAAACCTTTTTTCATCACGAATTCCGGCTTTACACCAAAGAACATCGGTTTCCACAGAACGATATCCGCAATTTTGCCCACTTCTAATGAACCCACGTGTTCGCTAATACCGTGCGCAATCGCTGGGTTGATGGTGTATTTGGCAATGTAGCGTTTGATACGGAAGTTGTCGTTGCCTTCTGTGCCAAGTTCGCCACGTTGTGCTTTCATTTTATCCGCCGTTTGCCACGTACGTGTTACCACTTCGCCTACACGTCCCATCGCTTGCGAGTCGGAACTCATAATCGAGAACACGCCGATGTCGTGCAAAATATCTTCTGCCGCAATGGTTTCAGGGCGGATACGGCTATCGGCAAAGGCAACATCTTCCGGCACACGTTTATCTAAATGGTGGCAAACCATCAACATATCTAAATGCTCATCAATGGTATTGATTGTAAACGGACGAGTTGGGTTGGTCGAAGCCGGCAATACGTTCGGGTACATCGCTGCCTTGATAATATCCGGTGCATGTCCGCCACCTGCGCCTTCGGTATGGAAGGTATGGATAACACGTCCGTCAATCGCTTTCATGGTATCTTCTAAGAAACCACTCTCATTTAAAGTGTCAGTGTGGATTGCCACTTGCACATCCATTTCATCGGCTACTTTTAATGCAGCATCAATCACAGCCGGCGTTGCCCCCCAGTCTTCGTGGATTTTTAAGCCTAACGCACCAGCACGAATTTGCTCTTTCAATGGTTCGAGTGTTGAGCAGTTGCCTTTGCCAAAAAAGCCCACGTTTACCGGTAAGGCTTCACAGGCTTGGAACATACGTTGAATGTTCCAAGCGCCAGGGGTACAAGTGGTCGCGTGCGTACCGTCTGCAGGACCTGTACCACCGCCAATCATCGTGGTAATACCGTTTTCAATGGCGTGCTGTGCTTGTTGTGGGCAAATCCAGTGGATATGCGTATCAATACCGCCGGCGGTTGCAATTAAATGCGCACCGTTATGCACTTCCGTGCTTGCGCCAATAATCATATTTGGGGTGACATTGTCCATGGTGTCAGGGTTACCCGCTTGACCAATGCCGACAATACGACCAGCACGAATACCAATATCCGCTTTAATAATGCCGAGTTTAGCGTCAATAATCATCACGTTGGTTAAAGCAAAATCTAACACATTGGGATTATCACGGGTTGCCGTGCCTGATTGTGCCATACCATCACGCACCGATTTACCGCCACCGAATTTACACTCATCGCCTTTGGTTAATAAATCCTGCTCAATGGTCGCCCATAAATCGGTATCGCCTAAACGGACTTTATCGCCAACGGTTGGTCCATAAGTTGCCACATATTGACTGCGTGGAATTGTTAGTGCCATTTTCTTTCTCCTTACAGTTTGCCATCAATTGCGTTATGGAAACCGTAAATGATTTTGTTTCCACCAAATTCTACCAATTCTACCGTTTTAGCCTCGCCCGGCTCAAAACGAATGGCATTGCCCGAAGGCACATTCAAACGCATACCGCGCGCCAAAGTGCGGTCAAATTCGAGTGCGTTATTGGTTTCAAAAAAGTGATAGTGAGAGCCAACTTGAATTGGTCGGTCGCCTTTATTTACCACATTTAATTTTACGGTCTTACGTCCAACATTGGCTTGAACATCACCGTCTGCTAATTTGTATTCACCTGGGATCATTTTTTATTATCCTTTTGTCTTGTAGGGGCGAAATATTTTTCGCCCTGTGAATGCCCACGATTGCTTAGGGCGAAAGATGTTTCGCCCCTACAATGTCCATTAACGGATTGGATTATGTACGGTTACTAATTTTGTGCCATCCGGGAAAGTCGCTTCAATCTGCACTTCGTGCACCATTTCCGCTACGCCTTCCATCACATCTTCAACGCTTAACAATGTTGCGCCGTATTGCATTACTTCTGCGACTGTCATACCATCACGAGCCACTTCTTGTAAATGGCTAGCAATATAAGCAATCGCCTCCGGATAATTTAATTTCACACCACGAGCCTTACGTTTTGCCGCAAGTTCGCCTGCAAGAAAAAGCATCAGCTTTTCTTGTTCTCTTGACGTTAAATGCATATTTTGTTCCTTTTTTTAACGATGTAACACATTCCCCTCTTTAGCAAAGAGGGGAGTAAATTTTATGGGTTTAAAATTTTAACTAATTTGTTTTTATCAAAATTCGCTTTATCGACTTTGGATTTTACCAACAATAAAATCCAGCTGGTGACAATAAAGCCGATGGTATAAGTTGCCAAACCGATTTTTGCCACACCAAATTGAATAAGCACCGCCATAAGCGAGCCTAAAATCACATAGGCAAAATTGCGTAATTTAGTGCCGGCAAAGGCGCAAGCAACCAATATCGGCGAGAAGCCATAAATCCCATTTGCCAAGCTATTTTGATCTACACCTAACAAATGATGAGCAAATGCCGTACCTATTGCGGCTGCGGCAATCCCCCACATTGCGGCAATGGGTGAGCTAATCGCAATGGCTAAGAAAAGTAACACCCCTGTTACCGCACTTGAGCCAAAATTCACTTCTGCCCACGCATAAAATGGTGAACGTACCGCATCTACGGTATTGGTATAATCCGCTAATGCCGGCGTGGTTTGTGTTAAACCGAACAGCTCAAATTTCGCTACCGCCCAGCAAAAAAGCCAGCAGCTTAAAACGAAAGGGAAGGTAAACGCCACACGTTTACGTTTCATAAACTCGCGCATAATCAGAGTTGAAAATACTGAAACGAGCAAGCCTAAAATCCAAATTAACGGATTACTCGCATCGGTTTCGCCGAAAGTAAACATCACGCACATAAACGCGAGGCTGGCATTAAAGCCATATAAACCTTGGTCGATTTGGGCTAAGGGATAGCCTAATGCTTTTGCTGTAAGCGTCCCGATTAACGCCCCGAGCAAGCACGCCACACCCAGTGTCCAATTGCTAAAGAACATCGCAATCACGATAACCAAGCCCGACAACCCGTTTTCTTGCAGAAAAATCTGCCCTCCCCCCGTGAGGGTTTCTTTGATGAGTTTTTGCATATTACCTTCCTGTTGTGTTTTTATGGTTTTGTAAGATGTAATACTTTATCGGCTAATTGGTCGCAGAAATCTTGATCGTGCGAGGCAATCAGCATCGGCAACGGCAATGCTTTTAAAAGAGCGGTCAATTTTGCTTTATTTTTTGTATCTAAGCCGTTGGTCGGTTCATCAAGTAAGAGCATTTTCGGCTGCATTGCCAACACACCAGCCAATGCCGTGAAATTTTTTTCGCCGCCGGAGAGCAAATTCACAGGGCGATCTTTAAGATGTTCAATCCCAAGTTGTTGCAGCTGATTCAGGGCAATCTCGTAGGCTTCTTTCTTATTTTTTCCCTGATTTAAGCAACCGAACGCTACGTCATCTAATACCGTTGGACCAAATAATTGATCGTCTGCATTTTGGAAACAAATCCCCACCGTACCACGCCAAGGCTCAAAATCCGCTTCGGTTTTACAAATCGTGCCAAAGAGTTCAATCTCGCCCGAATGAATAGGCACAAAGCCCAAAAGCGCCAATAATAATGTCGATTTCCCTGTCCCGATTTCTCCTTGTAGGAAAAATTTTTGCTGATCGGAAATTGTAAAATTTAAATCCGAAATGACCGCTTGTTGATTGCGACAGAGGGTTAAGTTTTTCACGTTTAAAATCATTGATTTACTTTCCTGTTTCACTTTTTTGAGAATTTCCTATCGCAGCTCGTAAATTCAAATTGTAGGGGAAAATTACATTTGCCCTGATACACCTCCGTTGAGAATAGGGCGAATGTAATTCGCCCCTACGGTTTCCCTATCCAACGCTATCCCATCTTTGAAAAATTAAACCCTAAACCCTCTCGACTTCATTGCCATTTCTGCCTTTTCTGCTTTTAGCATCGCATGAATAAGCAAAAGCGCAACTCGCTGCGAATACACCTTGATCGTATAAAGATTGCACTTTGGCTTAAAACCTCGGGCTTTCATCGCTTTGTCCATTTTTTCGTTAAGTTCGCTTAACAGGGCGATATAACGCACCGTGAGAATAAACAGATGTTTGAGTTTTTTCGGCAGCGGTAATTTGGTAATTGCTTGCACTAAAATAGTGTCGGTAACGTGGTGCAGAAAAAGCCAGACCGACAGCACAATCAAATTCATTCTTAGCATAATCAACTTCGCTAAAGCAATGCCGTGCGTATTCAATTCCACGCCATCGGTACCGATTTTCCAGCTTAATGTTGCCCAAACTAGCACGGAGAAAAGATTGAATTTCAGCCAACGTTTGAGCAAATGTTTCGGTTGATGGCTATGTAAAAAGCACACCCAAGCAGCGGTACAAACGGTCAAAATCAGTAATAATGTTGCAGATTGAATACTGCTTGCCACAATGCCGAAGATAAAGGCATAAACAAGGCGGTAGTGCGGTTCAAGAAACGTTGTTTTGCTTTCCATCATCTTTGCCCATTACTTCAACGCCTCAGGCATCATTTTGGCGAGGGTTAAAATCACGCCCACGCTGACTAGGCTATCCACCACAAAAACAGGCAAATGCGAAACCAGCAACAAGCCGATAAGATCGCCATAAGCCTTACCGCCGTCAAAGGCTAATACTAGCGAGGCAATCAATGCTGAACCGCCCACGCCAATCACGCCAGCCAACACCCCCGATAAAATCAACCCTTTGCGAGTGGTCGCTTTTCTTAACATCGGGAAAACCAGCAAACGTACCGCCAATGCAGGAAGCGCCATAATGCATAAGTTCACGCCCAATACCGCAAAACCGCCGAAGGAAAAGAGCAATACTTGCAAGACTAACGCAATCAAAAACGCAGGGAAAACCGCCCAGCCTAAAAATAATCCGGCAATACCATTTAAAATCAGATGTACGCTACCAATTCCAACCGGAATATGAATAGTGCTTGCCACAAAGAATGCTGAAGCAAAAAGTGCGGTAATCGAAAGATGTTCATAATTCATCTTCTTCAAGCCAATCGCCACGCCAACCACCGCACAAACCGCCCCGATTATCAAGGTGGAACTATGTAACACGCCTTCAGACAAGTGCATTACTTCGCCCCTTTTCTGGCTTTTAACAGTGCTACCACGCCGAATAAACCGAGAATGTAACCAATACCGCCAATCACATCACGCAGATAAATTTTATTTTTCAGTTGCTCAATTTCTTCACGCAATAGCTGAATATCCGCCGTGTTAGTTTGTGGGACGATTTTTTGCACTTGAGCCTCAGCACGATGCCCTTCCATACCTTCCACAATCACGGTAAAAGTCCCCTCTTGTGTGAGCGGTAGAACAAATCGCCCCTCTTTATCGGTTTTGCCATAAACGACCGGTTCAGTTTCATTTGGTTTTATCGCTTCCACATACGTTTCTGCTGCCGGTGTTTGGTCGGAATAATAGGCTTTACCCGTGATTTGTTGCCCATCATATTGCGCCGATAAATGCATACCATGAGCGAAGAGATTGGTAGAAAACAGCAAAAAAATGACCGCTTGTAGGTACTTCATTATCTCGCCTCAAACGTCAGCATATATTCATAACTACGGTCAGTGTAGTCAGGATTGTCTGCCACTTTTTCCTCAAACTCCGCCCACACTTTATTAAACCCTACTGTTGGCGTGAAGTAAGCAATGCCTTGTTCATTGGTTAAATTAAACGGCTTATCTTCGCCCAAACCCACCTTAATTCCTTTAACCGGTTTCCCGTTTTTTAACACTAAAATGGCTAACGGCTTACCTGCCACAGGTTCACTTTGCGGAACAAGCTCATAGGCTTGTTGATGAGCTTTTAACGCCTCGCCATCGTCCCAGCTTAAAATCGCCTTCCCCACTTTCATTGGATTAATTGAAAACTCTGCGTCAGGCGCTTCTTTTTTGGTTTTCTCTACATATTTACCGCTCGGCAATTTTGACCAAATGCCATTATTAAACTCAATAAAAACAATGTTACCTTCCACCGCAATGATAGCTTCGCCTTTATTGTTGTCCATTTTATTAAATGCCGGAGAAAGAGTGCGGATCTTGCCGTGAAAGAGTTGGCTAACAGAGGTTAGTTTAGAGAGAGAATAAGGTTCTGTGGTTTCGTGACCGAATTTAATAAGATAGTGAGGGATTTTGGTATTTTCAGTTGAGCGTTCAATCCAAACATTATGGGCTTGTGCAACCGTCGCTCCTAACAAACTAATTACTATAGTGGCTACTTTTGTAAATTTTAATGAGAATTCCATTTTTACTCCTTGATTTATTTTAGCTCGTAAGCAATTAAGACTTATAATGCGACGCTTCTATTTATACGTCAAATAAAAGCGACTCAATTGGATTAAAAAATTAATTTATTTAGTATTAAGTATAAATTAATCAAAAATAATTATTTTATTTTAAATAAAATTTAATAACTCCTTTATTTTGTTAAATGGATATTTAATAACAATAAGCAAATTAACCCAACATAGAACAACCACCTTTGAGCCGTTTATTCCAAGAACGACAGGGTAATTTGCTTAACTCTAAAGAAAACGTTAACTTGTTCCTCCAACTGTAATCTTTTCAATTTTACAAGCAGGTTGCCCTACTCCGACAGGGACACTTTGTCCATCTTTACCACAAACACCGATACCGTGATCAATTTCTACATTATCACCAACCATTGAAATCTGTTGCATCACTTCAATCCCATTACCAATCATAGTGGCACCTTTCACGGGTTTCGTGATTTTCCCATTTTCAATGAGATAAGCTTCTGACATAGAGAATGTAAATTTGCCTGATGTGATATCCACTTGCCCACCACCAAAGTGCGGTGCAAAAATGCCCTGTTTTACTGATGCAATAATGTCATCAAATTTGCTTTCGCCTGCCAACATATAGGTATTTGTCATACGTGGCATAGGTAAGTGAGCATAACTTTCGCGACGGCCATTGCCCGTTGGTTTAGCCCCCATTAAACGTGCATTCATTTTATCTTGCATATACCCTTGCAAAATACCATCTTTGATTAATATCGTGCATTGACTTGGCGTCCCTTCATCATCCACAGTCATAGAACCGCGACGATCTTGTAAAGTACCATCATCAACTATAGTACATAGTGGCGATGTGACCAACTCGCCAATTTTACCTGTAAATAACGAACTTTCTTTGCGATTAAAATCACCTTCTAATCCGTGTCCAACCGCCTCGTGTAATAAAACACCAGGCCAACCTGCACCTAATACTACAGGCATTAAACCTGAAGGTGCAGCAACCGCACTTAAGTTCACTAACGCTTGGCGCACCGCTTCCTTAGCAAAGTATTTAGCCCTCATTTCGCCATTAAATTCATCGAAGAACCATGTCAAACTCATACGCCCTCCGACACCCGCCGCCCCCCGTTCGCGTTTGCCGTCTTTTTCGACTAAAACCGAAATAGACAAACGAATTAACGGACGAATATCCGCGGCTAATGTTCCGTCAGTGGCAGCAACTAACATTTCTTCATAAAGTGCGGTTAAATTTGCCGTTACTTTTGTGACATAAGGACTTTCTGCTCGAGCAGTAATATCAACTAAACGCAATAATTCAATTTTTTGTTCTTTGGAAAGCGTATCCAAAGGGTTAATCGCAGCATAACGTTTCACCGCGTTCACTTCATTAAAACGTAATGGCGCTAAAATAGTGTTTTGATAGGGGGCCGCAATGCCTTTTACTGCATTCGCACATTGTTGTAAATTAGCAAGATTAATTTGGTCAGAATAAGCAAAACCGGTTTTCTCGCCAGAAATTGCTCGCACCCCTACGCCACGGTCGATATGAAAACCACCTTCCTTGATAATACCGTCTTCGAGCACCCAATTTTCATCCTGACTGAGTTGAAAATAGAGATCGGCATAATCAATTTGACGATGTGACATAAGATCAAAGGCATTTTGGAGATCTGTTAGG from the [Actinobacillus] rossii genome contains:
- the ureC gene encoding urease subunit alpha, with amino-acid sequence MALTIPRSQYVATYGPTVGDKVRLGDTDLWATIEQDLLTKGDECKFGGGKSVRDGMAQSGTATRDNPNVLDFALTNVMIIDAKLGIIKADIGIRAGRIVGIGQAGNPDTMDNVTPNMIIGASTEVHNGAHLIATAGGIDTHIHWICPQQAQHAIENGITTMIGGGTGPADGTHATTCTPGAWNIQRMFQACEALPVNVGFFGKGNCSTLEPLKEQIRAGALGLKIHEDWGATPAVIDAALKVADEMDVQVAIHTDTLNESGFLEDTMKAIDGRVIHTFHTEGAGGGHAPDIIKAAMYPNVLPASTNPTRPFTINTIDEHLDMLMVCHHLDKRVPEDVAFADSRIRPETIAAEDILHDIGVFSIMSSDSQAMGRVGEVVTRTWQTADKMKAQRGELGTEGNDNFRIKRYIAKYTINPAIAHGISEHVGSLEVGKIADIVLWKPMFFGVKPEFVMKKGFISYAKMGDPNASIPTPQPVFYRPMFGAHAKANRESAVFFVSQAGVEANIKETFGIEKETIAVQGCRNIGKKDLVHNNATPEITVDPERYEVRVDGELITCEPAKKVPLAQRYFMF
- the ureB gene encoding urease subunit beta, with translation MIPGEYKLADGDVQANVGRKTVKLNVVNKGDRPIQVGSHYHFFETNNALEFDRTLARGMRLNVPSGNAIRFEPGEAKTVELVEFGGNKIIYGFHNAIDGKL
- the ureA gene encoding urease subunit gamma, with the translated sequence MHLTSREQEKLMLFLAGELAAKRKARGVKLNYPEAIAYIASHLQEVARDGMTVAEVMQYGATLLSVEDVMEGVAEMVHEVQIEATFPDGTKLVTVHNPIR
- a CDS encoding urea transporter ApUT, producing the protein MQKLIKETLTGGGQIFLQENGLSGLVIVIAMFFSNWTLGVACLLGALIGTLTAKALGYPLAQIDQGLYGFNASLAFMCVMFTFGETDASNPLIWILGLLVSVFSTLIMREFMKRKRVAFTFPFVLSCWLFCWAVAKFELFGLTQTTPALADYTNTVDAVRSPFYAWAEVNFGSSAVTGVLLFLAIAISSPIAAMWGIAAAAIGTAFAHHLLGVDQNSLANGIYGFSPILVACAFAGTKLRNFAYVILGSLMAVLIQFGVAKIGLATYTIGFIVTSWILLLVKSKVDKANFDKNKLVKILNP
- the cbiO gene encoding cobalt ABC transporter ATPase → MILNVKNLTLCRNQQAVISDLNFTISDQQKFFLQGEIGTGKSTLLLALLGFVPIHSGEIELFGTICKTEADFEPWRGTVGICFQNADDQLFGPTVLDDVAFGCLNQGKNKKEAYEIALNQLQQLGIEHLKDRPVNLLSGGEKNFTALAGVLAMQPKMLLLDEPTNGLDTKNKAKLTALLKALPLPMLIASHDQDFCDQLADKVLHLTKP
- a CDS encoding ABC transporter permease; the protein is MESKTTFLEPHYRLVYAFIFGIVASSIQSATLLLILTVCTAAWVCFLHSHQPKHLLKRWLKFNLFSVLVWATLSWKIGTDGVELNTHGIALAKLIMLRMNLIVLSVWLFLHHVTDTILVQAITKLPLPKKLKHLFILTVRYIALLSELNEKMDKAMKARGFKPKCNLYTIKVYSQRVALLLIHAMLKAEKAEMAMKSRGFRV
- the cbiM gene encoding cobalt transport protein CbiM; the protein is MHLSEGVLHSSTLIIGAVCAVVGVAIGLKKMNYEHLSITALFASAFFVASTIHIPVGIGSVHLILNGIAGLFLGWAVFPAFLIALVLQVLLFSFGGFAVLGVNLCIMALPALAVRLLVFPMLRKATTRKGLILSGVLAGVIGVGGSALIASLVLAFDGGKAYGDLIGLLLVSHLPVFVVDSLVSVGVILTLAKMMPEALK
- a CDS encoding putative cytoplasmic membrane protein CbiL; its protein translation is MKYLQAVIFLLFSTNLFAHGMHLSAQYDGQQITGKAYYSDQTPAAETYVEAIKPNETEPVVYGKTDKEGRFVLPLTQEGTFTVIVEGMEGHRAEAQVQKIVPQTNTADIQLLREEIEQLKNKIYLRDVIGGIGYILGLFGVVALLKARKGAK
- a CDS encoding periplasmic binding protein CbiK: MEFSLKFTKVATIVISLLGATVAQAHNVWIERSTENTKIPHYLIKFGHETTEPYSLSKLTSVSQLFHGKIRTLSPAFNKMDNNKGEAIIAVEGNIVFIEFNNGIWSKLPSGKYVEKTKKEAPDAEFSINPMKVGKAILSWDDGEALKAHQQAYELVPQSEPVAGKPLAILVLKNGKPVKGIKVGLGEDKPFNLTNEQGIAYFTPTVGFNKVWAEFEEKVADNPDYTDRSYEYMLTFEAR
- the tldD gene encoding peptidase U62 modulator of DNA gyrase, which produces MLNTVQNSLLTQSNLSLTDLQNAFDLMSHRQIDYADLYFQLSQDENWVLEDGIIKEGGFHIDRGVGVRAISGEKTGFAYSDQINLANLQQCANAVKGIAAPYQNTILAPLRFNEVNAVKRYAAINPLDTLSKEQKIELLRLVDITARAESPYVTKVTANLTALYEEMLVAATDGTLAADIRPLIRLSISVLVEKDGKRERGAAGVGGRMSLTWFFDEFNGEMRAKYFAKEAVRQALVNLSAVAAPSGLMPVVLGAGWPGVLLHEAVGHGLEGDFNRKESSLFTGKIGELVTSPLCTIVDDGTLQDRRGSMTVDDEGTPSQCTILIKDGILQGYMQDKMNARLMGAKPTGNGRRESYAHLPMPRMTNTYMLAGESKFDDIIASVKQGIFAPHFGGGQVDITSGKFTFSMSEAYLIENGKITKPVKGATMIGNGIEVMQQISMVGDNVEIDHGIGVCGKDGQSVPVGVGQPACKIEKITVGGTS